DNA sequence from the Bacteroidales bacterium genome:
AAGGCGAAAGAGTAACAGGTGAAGGACATATTGCTTGCGGATTGTGTAGAAATTGCCGCAGAGGCAGAAAACATATCTGTGAAAACACAATAGGAATAGGTGTAAACATAAACGGGTCTTTTGCCGAATATGTTCTGGTTCCTGCATCTAATGTAATGAAAATGCACAAAGATATTCCTGATGATATGCTTGCAATAATGGACCCTTTTGGAAATGCAACCCATACTGCTCTTTCTTTCCCTTTAATTGGTGAAGATGTGTTAATTACAGGTGCCGGTTTAATAGGAAGCATGTGTGTAGCTATTGCAAAATTTGCAGGTGCAAGGTATGTTGTTGCTACTGAAACAAATGAGTACAGGGTAGAACTTGCAAAAAAAATGGGAGCAACAAGAGTTATTAATCCAATGAAAGAAAATCTTGACGATGTTATTAAAGATTTAGGAATGATAGGTTTTGATATAGGACTTGAGTGTTCAGGCTCGGCTGCTGCATTTAGCGATATGCTTGACCATATGTATAATTCAGGAAAAATATCTTTATTAGGAATATTACCATCAACAACACAAGTATATTGGGATAGGATTATTTTTAAAGGTTTGCAATTAAAAGGAATTTATGGCAGGGAAATGTTTGAAACATGGTATCATATGGAACAAATGTTACATACAGGCATAAATTTATCACCTATGATAACGCATCGGTTTCCTATTGATGAATTTCAAAAAGCTTTTGATATTATGAATAAAGGAAATTGCGGTAAAGTATTATTAAACTGGGAATAGTAACAATATTTTTATCGATACTACTACTAATTTAATGCTTAAATGCTTAAATGATAAAATGATTGAATGATAAAATAACAGTAGAAACTTTTTATTTTTAAAAAATGAATAAAAAAGAAATAAGAGTACGTTTTGCTCCAAGCCCTACGGGTCCCTTGCATATTGGAGGAGTAAGGACAGCATTATACAACTATCTTTTTGCAAAAAAAAATAACGGGAAATTTATTCTCAGAATTGAAGATACAGACCAAACAAGGTTTGTTGCAGGCGCCGAAAAATATATTATGGAATCATTAAAATGGTGCGGTATAAAAATTGATGAAGGAATTAACGAAGGTGGTGAATTTGGCCCATACAAACAATCTGAACGAAAAGATATATATTTTCAATACGCACAGGATTTAATAAAATCAGGCAATGCTTATTATGCTTTTGATACCCCTGAAGAATTAGAAAAAATCCGTAAAGAGTATGAATCAACAAAAAAAACATTTACTTATGATTCTTTTGTCAGGAAAACATTAAAAAACTCAATTTCTTTACCTGAAAATGAAGTTAAAAAACTAATTGATTCAGGTGTTAATTATGTAATACGATTTAAAATCCCTGAAAACCAGGAGCTAATATTAAACGATATTATTCGTGGTGAAATAAAAG
Encoded proteins:
- the tdh gene encoding L-threonine 3-dehydrogenase, producing the protein MKALVKSKPEKGLWMEEVDIPEVGVNDVLIKVKKSAICGTDLHIYLWDEWAQRTIKTPMTIGHEYVGTVAKMGEAVKGFKEGERVTGEGHIACGLCRNCRRGRKHICENTIGIGVNINGSFAEYVLVPASNVMKMHKDIPDDMLAIMDPFGNATHTALSFPLIGEDVLITGAGLIGSMCVAIAKFAGARYVVATETNEYRVELAKKMGATRVINPMKENLDDVIKDLGMIGFDIGLECSGSAAAFSDMLDHMYNSGKISLLGILPSTTQVYWDRIIFKGLQLKGIYGREMFETWYHMEQMLHTGINLSPMITHRFPIDEFQKAFDIMNKGNCGKVLLNWE